Proteins encoded by one window of Candidatus Bathyarchaeum sp.:
- a CDS encoding SIS domain-containing protein, whose product MVTRINQQISGVGYVEQINNNLLALTADELRPLYESLRTADCIVCGGSGRSLYSLNIAMSQIAMMNENKVVISREDVGFPGRGMYDAASELERRHDKIVLLINSGSGKSDDPMHLAEELEKYLKETGSTHFSMGLITSNRKSVLADIVNKHGHTIEVKGRIKQQVPSIDDYRQIGIMGDMFELGSLFLLQMMAEAISENSPVERVLELIREEAPILTEITENSAKCEATKVAVEFLERGSDVFLGGRGTAEEVAKMTAVRLFHLKKFLGDNVYVARGVNTPHPRAGDLEILISYSGRTKPVVGWCKRFKGLGGTVFSIIGREGSALDENSDLKIFLEEAVEKGKPRRFYMRAAYVLSCLPILLTARLNAKGLIMPEYILQWYHSAIE is encoded by the coding sequence ATGGTGACTAGGATTAACCAGCAAATTTCTGGAGTAGGATATGTCGAACAAATCAATAACAATCTTTTAGCGTTAACCGCAGACGAACTGCGCCCCTTATATGAAAGCTTGAGAACAGCTGACTGTATTGTATGTGGTGGTTCGGGAAGGTCTCTTTACTCCTTAAACATCGCCATGAGCCAAATAGCAATGATGAACGAGAACAAAGTTGTAATCAGTAGAGAAGACGTAGGTTTTCCGGGACGTGGAATGTATGATGCCGCTTCTGAACTGGAAAGGCGTCATGACAAAATCGTTTTGTTAATCAACTCTGGAAGCGGAAAATCCGATGACCCTATGCATCTCGCTGAAGAACTTGAAAAATACTTGAAAGAAACAGGCAGCACCCACTTCAGCATGGGTTTGATAACTTCTAACCGAAAATCTGTTCTTGCAGATATTGTGAACAAACACGGTCACACTATTGAAGTAAAAGGCCGAATTAAACAACAAGTACCCTCAATAGATGATTACCGCCAAATCGGAATAATGGGAGATATGTTTGAGTTAGGAAGCCTATTTTTGTTGCAGATGATGGCTGAAGCAATATCTGAAAACAGTCCAGTTGAACGGGTTTTAGAACTTATACGCGAAGAAGCACCAATTTTAACAGAAATCACTGAAAACTCAGCTAAATGTGAAGCCACAAAAGTCGCAGTAGAATTTCTGGAAAGAGGCAGTGACGTATTTCTTGGTGGGCGGGGAACCGCTGAAGAAGTAGCCAAAATGACTGCTGTGCGACTGTTTCACCTCAAAAAGTTTCTGGGTGACAACGTTTACGTTGCCCGAGGCGTTAACACTCCCCATCCTCGAGCTGGAGACCTAGAGATTCTAATTTCTTACTCGGGGCGAACTAAACCAGTTGTTGGATGGTGTAAACGCTTCAAAGGTCTAGGAGGAACCGTTTTCTCTATTATCGGTCGCGAAGGAAGTGCTTTAGACGAAAACTCTGACCTCAAAATCTTTCTGGAAGAAGCTGTTGAAAAGGGAAAACCCCGTAGATTTTACATGCGAGCCGCTTATGTTCTAAGCTGTTTACCAATTCTACTGACGGCCCGATTAAACGCCAAAGGACTGATTATGCCTGAATACATCCTGCAATGGTATCACAGTGCAATAGAATAA
- a CDS encoding AsnC family transcriptional regulator: MKIDDIDVQILKILLKDGRASFSSIAKKCKMSTNAIRMRYNNLKEKGVITGSITQIDLRAIGYEYIAIISIQTDFNEKNDFFEDLLNIPNNIGYDILVSKYNIAAFFALKKVDEVDEILYRINKHPNVKQTFLTLGTTEVGSDYPTNLNIEPCEIWDFPKKEAERQIIKCQNIKPEQIDRELNTNIMDKTDILILNEMANNARTSFNKIGTKTGISTQTAIDRYEKLKAKKVIFNSSITLDLSKLGYIGRATFIIETANNNQAPDILCKLQKIPDAIMAMKFVGSPKILVIIVFKSIHQLINTHQEISRTSNIITVEFGIQEIFPSWPFENFSRLISD; the protein is encoded by the coding sequence TTGAAAATTGACGACATAGACGTCCAAATTTTGAAAATATTGTTAAAAGATGGGAGAGCAAGTTTCTCCTCAATTGCCAAAAAATGTAAAATGTCAACTAATGCAATACGGATGAGGTACAACAATTTAAAAGAAAAGGGGGTCATCACAGGTTCAATCACTCAAATTGATCTCAGAGCTATTGGTTATGAATACATAGCAATCATTTCAATACAGACAGATTTTAATGAAAAAAATGATTTTTTTGAAGATTTATTAAATATTCCAAATAACATTGGGTATGATATTCTGGTCTCAAAATACAATATCGCAGCCTTTTTTGCGTTAAAAAAAGTTGATGAAGTTGATGAAATATTATACCGGATAAACAAACATCCCAATGTTAAGCAAACATTTTTGACGCTTGGTACCACCGAAGTTGGATCTGACTATCCAACAAACCTTAACATTGAACCTTGTGAAATCTGGGATTTTCCCAAAAAGGAAGCAGAGCGGCAAATAATTAAATGTCAAAACATTAAACCAGAACAAATTGATCGAGAACTCAATACAAACATTATGGATAAAACTGACATTTTAATTTTGAACGAGATGGCAAACAACGCTCGGACATCTTTTAATAAAATTGGAACTAAGACCGGAATTTCAACTCAAACCGCAATTGACAGATATGAAAAATTGAAAGCAAAAAAAGTTATATTCAATTCATCAATAACACTAGACTTAAGCAAATTAGGATATATTGGAAGAGCTACATTCATAATTGAAACAGCAAATAATAATCAAGCGCCAGATATTCTATGTAAATTACAAAAAATTCCTGACGCCATAATGGCTATGAAATTTGTGGGCTCACCAAAAATACTAGTAATAATTGTTTTCAAAAGTATACATCAATTGATAAACACACATCAAGAAATCTCTAGAACATCAAACATCATTACTGTCGAATTTGGAATCCAAGAAATTTTCCCAAGTTGGCCATTCGAAAACTTTTCAAGACTAATTTCAGATTGA
- the ileS gene encoding isoleucine--tRNA ligase: MTAKFNANSKLVLSPKYDPLELEAKVRAFWETNQIPQKIEKARKLNSKKQLGYVEGPPTMNGIPHVGHARGRVIKDFHYRLKTMQNYYVSFWAGWDTQGLPVELEVEKTLGAKNKKELIARVGEEAFVEECKKSIMKYHKEWVAADNMLGLFIDHDKAYYTHEDRYIEREWQYLKRAWEQNLLGEGHYVVAYCPHCQTSLSNAEVGLGYKEVEDPSMHFKFRVKGTQNEYFVVWTTMPFTIVTDLIIGVNPNEDYVKVKVKDETWILAKQRVEPIMEILEIENYEIIETFKGKTLEGKKYEYPLADLIPKQAELDKHPLIHTVVTEEFVDMTTATGIVHLAPANGEDDNAAAQKRDLPAFVPFDEQALFTEEAGKFAGIFVRKADKMVVEELENRGLLLKIGRVRHEYPTCWRSHHKLIWMARREYFIWSNKINSKVMQAAKKVKYFYDSPKNRFVAFLKEGKPWCISRDRVWGSPLPIWVCEECGEKTLVASKEEIRQKAIDLPSQDFELHKPWIDRITLKCEKCGGKMFRESFVLDVWHNSGASPYARFTDEEFNTLVPTNFLTEAVDQTRGWANSLLLENVILTGKPQAPYEEFLFQGFVLDAKGRKMSKSLGNVLETKKLLEEKSADVTRFYFLWKCSPIDSMNFDLNELRKRPYQVLSTLYHLHNFFMQNAEYDHFDPTSHTLQWATKEKLLTEPDMWLLSKVQKLVRDYTKKSEECQFNFALSELEEFVVNILSREYVPMVRKDLWSDEPETLNRRLAVYATLWYALKTLVLLFNPICPYISETLHQAVYKKLDPSLAETINLENWPTPDTNLEDDLLETEFAILQETLPIVYSARQNAQLKRRWPLAKVTIVAPKEVQNAISKLESLFLELANVKAVECTEKLPEVDPEQWATESEDKITVMVCKVRDDKLEGEGLMRDLARRVQALRKELGFSPTDIVDAVYLAELEPRNAELLQPFMAEMEELVRTKKITLHENHETIEADWHPDKLDKKKLYIAVL; encoded by the coding sequence GTGACCGCGAAATTCAATGCTAATTCTAAACTTGTTTTAAGCCCAAAATATGACCCCCTTGAACTGGAAGCGAAGGTTCGTGCCTTTTGGGAAACAAACCAAATCCCCCAAAAAATTGAAAAAGCCCGAAAATTAAACAGCAAAAAACAGCTAGGCTACGTAGAAGGTCCGCCCACAATGAACGGAATCCCCCACGTGGGTCACGCTCGCGGACGGGTGATTAAGGATTTTCATTACCGCCTTAAGACCATGCAAAACTACTACGTTAGCTTCTGGGCAGGATGGGACACCCAAGGACTACCTGTGGAACTAGAAGTAGAAAAAACTCTGGGCGCAAAAAACAAAAAAGAACTCATCGCCCGGGTTGGCGAAGAAGCCTTTGTGGAAGAATGTAAAAAAAGTATCATGAAATACCACAAGGAATGGGTCGCCGCAGACAACATGCTGGGCTTGTTTATTGATCACGACAAAGCGTATTACACCCATGAAGACCGATACATAGAACGTGAATGGCAATACCTCAAACGAGCATGGGAACAAAACCTCCTAGGAGAAGGCCATTATGTTGTTGCCTATTGTCCTCATTGTCAAACTTCCCTTAGCAACGCAGAGGTAGGATTAGGCTACAAAGAAGTAGAAGATCCTTCTATGCACTTCAAGTTCCGAGTGAAAGGCACCCAAAACGAATATTTTGTTGTCTGGACCACCATGCCCTTCACCATCGTAACGGACCTCATAATTGGTGTAAACCCCAATGAAGACTACGTCAAAGTCAAAGTCAAGGATGAAACATGGATTTTGGCCAAACAACGCGTTGAGCCAATCATGGAAATCCTAGAAATCGAAAATTACGAGATTATCGAGACCTTCAAAGGTAAAACTCTAGAAGGAAAAAAATACGAATACCCTCTCGCTGACTTGATACCTAAACAAGCAGAACTAGACAAGCACCCACTAATACACACCGTCGTAACCGAAGAGTTTGTAGATATGACCACCGCAACTGGAATTGTTCACCTTGCACCTGCAAACGGTGAAGACGACAACGCTGCAGCACAAAAACGAGACCTGCCTGCTTTTGTTCCTTTTGATGAACAAGCTTTGTTCACTGAAGAAGCAGGCAAATTTGCTGGAATCTTTGTTCGCAAAGCCGACAAAATGGTGGTAGAAGAACTCGAAAACCGTGGGTTGCTTCTTAAAATTGGCAGAGTAAGGCACGAATACCCTACGTGTTGGCGTAGCCATCACAAATTGATATGGATGGCAAGGCGAGAATACTTCATCTGGTCAAACAAAATCAATAGCAAAGTCATGCAAGCTGCAAAGAAAGTAAAATACTTCTATGACAGCCCAAAAAACAGGTTCGTTGCTTTTCTGAAAGAGGGAAAACCATGGTGCATCTCCCGAGACCGCGTCTGGGGTTCACCCCTGCCCATATGGGTATGCGAAGAATGTGGAGAAAAAACCTTAGTGGCTTCAAAAGAAGAAATCCGCCAAAAAGCCATTGACCTCCCCAGTCAAGACTTTGAACTTCACAAACCCTGGATAGATAGAATTACCCTCAAATGTGAAAAATGTGGCGGAAAAATGTTCCGTGAATCTTTTGTCTTGGATGTTTGGCACAACAGCGGGGCTTCACCCTACGCGAGATTTACAGACGAAGAATTCAACACTTTGGTCCCAACTAACTTCTTAACCGAGGCAGTAGACCAAACCCGCGGATGGGCAAACTCTTTGCTGCTAGAAAACGTCATATTAACTGGAAAACCCCAAGCCCCCTACGAAGAGTTCTTGTTCCAAGGATTCGTGTTAGATGCCAAAGGCCGAAAAATGAGCAAAAGCCTAGGCAACGTTTTGGAAACCAAAAAGCTTCTTGAAGAAAAATCTGCAGACGTTACAAGATTTTATTTCCTTTGGAAATGTTCACCTATCGACTCCATGAACTTTGACCTCAACGAACTAAGAAAACGACCCTACCAAGTCCTTAGCACCTTGTATCACTTGCACAACTTTTTTATGCAAAATGCAGAATACGACCACTTCGACCCAACCAGCCACACCTTACAATGGGCAACAAAAGAAAAACTACTCACTGAACCAGACATGTGGCTGTTGTCTAAAGTTCAAAAACTTGTCAGGGACTACACCAAAAAATCAGAAGAATGCCAATTCAATTTCGCCTTGTCCGAATTGGAAGAATTTGTCGTTAACATCCTAAGCCGAGAATATGTTCCCATGGTCCGAAAAGACCTTTGGAGCGATGAACCCGAAACTCTCAATCGCAGACTGGCTGTTTATGCAACCCTTTGGTACGCCCTTAAAACATTGGTGTTACTGTTTAACCCCATCTGCCCATACATCAGCGAAACATTACATCAGGCCGTCTACAAAAAACTTGATCCCAGTCTCGCAGAAACTATCAACCTAGAAAACTGGCCAACTCCTGACACAAACCTTGAAGACGACCTCTTGGAAACCGAATTCGCCATTCTGCAAGAAACCCTTCCAATTGTGTATTCTGCCCGACAAAATGCTCAACTAAAACGTCGATGGCCTCTTGCAAAAGTAACCATAGTTGCACCCAAAGAAGTCCAAAACGCAATAAGCAAACTGGAAAGCCTGTTTTTAGAACTTGCCAACGTAAAAGCCGTAGAATGCACTGAAAAGCTTCCTGAAGTGGATCCTGAACAATGGGCAACCGAGTCTGAAGACAAAATAACTGTAATGGTCTGCAAAGTCCGAGACGACAAACTCGAAGGCGAAGGCCTAATGCGCGATTTAGCTAGACGCGTCCAAGCCCTGCGAAAAGAACTAGGCTTTTCACCCACAGACATTGTTGATGCTGTTTACCTTGCAGAACTTGAACCCCGAAACGCTGAACTCCTTCAACCATTCATGGCTGAGATGGAAGAACTTGTCCGCACCAAAAAAATTACTCTTCACGAAAACCATGAAACCATCGAAGCAGACTGGCACCCAGACAAACTTGACAAAAAGAAACTATACATTGCAGTCTTGTAA
- a CDS encoding PQQ-binding-like beta-propeller repeat protein, translated as MKKIEFKPKFKSTFLVLMLLVSALLIVLPVAAQDYDYSKTTYAYIGATPNPVGVNQEVLLHVGITDYLYVVSDSWKGLTVTVTDPNGEEQTLGPFKTDSTGGTGAIFVPSMVGTYTFQTHFPAQTYTWSSPPTFDPEFVGTIMYEADDSEILELVVNEDPKQYYSPSSLPNEYWSRPIDGQNREWFTIGGNWVERPTNSYAPYNDYAPETPHILWTDWLELGGVAGGATGTHAFDCGDAYEGKFESSVVLGGILFYNKFHSGLAGGPATQEVVAINMHTGETLWQKPLTAPDGSIHRLAFGQVFYFDSFNYHAVFDFLWATESIFDMTTFTSTNIWHAFDPLTGVWQYSIENVPSGSIMFGASTTNRGPNGEILIYNINTAAGWMAKWNSTRVLYGDGEGFDTGSFRPYNQVFDATAGYEYNVTIPTDLSGAVRFITEDKAVGNDVSGWGGIGDEPVNQWCISLEDGDLLWENTWVPPEGDLGIAYGSSSAEDGIFTLQSKETRQVWAFDIENGEEIWGPTDPMPYLGIYGMGCNIAEGKVIVTANMAGTVNAYDSQTGDLIWTYDAKDPFNEMLWGDSWPIETVFITDGKVYLGHSEHSPVDPKPRGAPFICLDLDDGSVVWRANGLFRQTSWGGPAVIGDSIIATMDSYDQRIYAIGKGASKTTLSASPKGATVGSSVLLEGMITDISPGTDDIEITKRFPNGVPAVADESMSEWMLYVYKQMNRPTDTKGVTVIFAAVDPNGNYMDIDRTTTDPNGYYSFSFRPELEGIYTIIATFEGTEGYYGSFAQTAVVVDQAHAPATSMEPEEPVDQQPVDATEPTQAPMITTEIAIILAVAVLAAVAVVAYWTLRRK; from the coding sequence ATGAAAAAAATTGAATTTAAACCAAAATTTAAATCAACATTTTTGGTATTAATGCTACTAGTTTCAGCGCTACTAATTGTTTTACCTGTTGCTGCACAAGATTACGATTATAGCAAAACAACTTACGCATATATTGGTGCAACACCTAACCCCGTAGGAGTTAATCAAGAAGTACTATTGCACGTCGGAATAACTGACTATTTGTACGTAGTAAGTGATAGCTGGAAAGGATTAACAGTTACAGTAACTGACCCTAACGGAGAAGAACAAACCCTAGGGCCATTCAAAACTGACTCAACTGGTGGAACTGGTGCCATCTTTGTACCCTCAATGGTTGGAACATATACTTTTCAAACTCATTTTCCTGCACAGACCTACACATGGAGTTCACCCCCTACATTTGACCCAGAATTTGTTGGTACAATAATGTATGAAGCTGACGACAGCGAAATTCTAGAACTTGTTGTAAATGAAGACCCTAAGCAATACTACTCTCCATCATCACTCCCAAATGAATATTGGAGCCGTCCAATAGATGGACAAAACAGAGAATGGTTCACCATTGGAGGCAACTGGGTTGAACGACCAACGAACTCTTATGCTCCATATAACGACTATGCACCGGAAACGCCTCACATATTATGGACTGATTGGCTTGAATTAGGTGGTGTCGCAGGAGGCGCTACAGGAACTCATGCCTTTGATTGTGGAGACGCATATGAAGGCAAATTTGAAAGTAGTGTAGTTCTTGGCGGCATTCTATTCTATAATAAGTTCCACTCTGGATTAGCAGGTGGTCCTGCAACTCAAGAAGTAGTCGCGATAAACATGCACACTGGTGAAACCCTGTGGCAAAAACCCCTTACCGCACCTGATGGCTCAATTCATCGACTGGCTTTTGGTCAAGTATTCTATTTTGACTCATTCAACTATCACGCAGTCTTTGACTTTCTATGGGCAACCGAATCAATTTTCGATATGACAACGTTTACATCTACAAACATATGGCACGCTTTTGATCCGCTGACAGGTGTTTGGCAGTACTCCATAGAAAATGTACCTTCTGGAAGCATAATGTTTGGTGCAAGCACTACTAATCGTGGACCTAATGGAGAAATCTTGATTTACAACATCAACACTGCGGCAGGATGGATGGCAAAATGGAACTCAACTCGAGTCCTTTATGGTGACGGCGAAGGTTTTGACACTGGAAGTTTCCGACCATATAATCAAGTTTTCGATGCAACAGCAGGATATGAATATAATGTTACTATTCCAACCGATCTTTCAGGGGCTGTTCGATTTATTACTGAAGACAAAGCTGTTGGAAATGATGTTTCTGGTTGGGGTGGAATTGGAGATGAACCTGTTAATCAATGGTGCATCAGCTTAGAAGATGGCGACTTGTTATGGGAAAACACTTGGGTTCCACCTGAAGGTGACCTCGGTATTGCTTACGGATCTTCAAGTGCTGAAGATGGAATTTTCACGTTACAATCAAAAGAAACTCGACAAGTTTGGGCCTTTGACATAGAAAATGGTGAAGAAATCTGGGGACCAACCGATCCAATGCCCTACTTGGGAATATACGGAATGGGTTGTAACATAGCTGAGGGCAAAGTAATTGTAACTGCAAACATGGCAGGAACGGTAAATGCATACGACAGTCAGACAGGTGACTTAATCTGGACTTATGATGCAAAAGATCCCTTCAACGAAATGTTATGGGGTGATTCTTGGCCAATTGAAACAGTTTTCATCACTGATGGAAAAGTCTATCTTGGTCATAGCGAACACTCCCCAGTCGATCCTAAACCACGAGGTGCACCATTTATCTGTCTTGATCTGGACGACGGCTCCGTTGTCTGGAGAGCAAATGGTCTATTCCGTCAAACTAGTTGGGGAGGTCCAGCAGTAATCGGTGACAGCATAATTGCTACCATGGATTCATATGACCAACGTATATATGCTATCGGAAAAGGAGCAAGTAAAACCACGCTTTCTGCATCACCTAAGGGCGCTACAGTGGGAAGTAGTGTACTTCTGGAAGGTATGATAACTGATATCTCTCCTGGCACTGACGACATTGAAATCACGAAGAGGTTCCCCAACGGTGTTCCTGCAGTAGCAGATGAATCCATGAGCGAATGGATGCTATATGTCTACAAACAGATGAATCGACCAACCGACACAAAAGGAGTTACAGTAATTTTCGCTGCAGTTGACCCCAACGGTAACTATATGGACATTGACCGAACCACAACCGACCCTAATGGATACTACAGCTTCTCCTTCAGACCCGAATTAGAAGGAATCTACACCATAATTGCAACCTTTGAAGGCACAGAAGGATACTATGGCTCATTTGCCCAAACTGCCGTCGTGGTAGACCAAGCTCATGCACCAGCAACATCAATGGAACCAGAAGAACCCGTAGACCAACAACCCGTCGATGCAACTGAACCCACACAAGCACCAATGATTACAACAGAGATCGCAATTATACTAGCTGTTGCAGTACTTGCTGCTGTTGCAGTTGTAGCATACTGGACACTACGAAGGAAATAG
- a CDS encoding site-2 protease family protein, whose translation MPTFEQIQSLVVPEFDVEEGFVEHGIPTFYIRYNQETKQAFLRLVNRLDSIKLIPILRKSHGKVILRIVAKPPVKPSKPIINVVLFFATLTTLFISGYFLADGEIVGATLFTVAIMLILGTHEMGHKLLADKHEVDASYPYFLPGIPYPLGIGTFGAIIRQKALPPNRDALFDIGFTGPITGFIIATIVAIIGIQLSTYGPVNPEATSLPIPLLFQLILMGLPPSGVGEALIIHPVAFAGWVGMVVTMLNLVPSGMFDGGHVARSVMNDKQHKIVSYIGIVLLALIGWWTMAVFALFFSSTNHPGPLDDVSEITNNRKIGAIILVVVFILSVVPM comes from the coding sequence TTGCCAACATTTGAACAAATCCAAAGCCTAGTTGTTCCAGAATTTGACGTAGAAGAAGGCTTTGTTGAACATGGAATTCCAACATTTTACATCAGGTACAATCAAGAAACAAAACAAGCTTTTTTGAGACTAGTAAACCGATTGGATTCGATAAAGCTTATTCCAATATTAAGAAAAAGCCACGGAAAAGTCATTTTGCGAATTGTTGCAAAACCTCCGGTGAAACCCAGTAAACCCATAATTAATGTTGTATTGTTTTTTGCAACTCTTACTACATTGTTCATTTCAGGATATTTTCTAGCAGACGGCGAAATTGTAGGTGCCACATTATTCACAGTTGCTATCATGCTGATACTTGGAACCCATGAAATGGGACATAAACTCCTTGCCGACAAACATGAAGTCGACGCCAGTTACCCATATTTTCTTCCAGGAATACCCTATCCATTGGGTATTGGAACTTTTGGAGCAATTATCAGACAAAAAGCCCTTCCACCAAACAGGGACGCCCTTTTCGATATTGGTTTCACTGGACCGATAACTGGTTTTATAATTGCAACAATAGTAGCAATTATCGGAATACAATTGTCCACATACGGACCAGTGAATCCAGAAGCAACATCTCTTCCTATTCCCTTGTTGTTCCAATTAATCCTAATGGGATTGCCACCCAGCGGAGTGGGAGAAGCATTAATAATTCATCCTGTTGCTTTTGCAGGATGGGTCGGCATGGTGGTAACTATGCTTAATCTGGTTCCTTCTGGAATGTTTGATGGGGGTCATGTTGCCCGAAGTGTAATGAATGACAAACAACACAAAATTGTCTCTTACATAGGAATCGTTTTGTTAGCATTAATTGGTTGGTGGACTATGGCTGTTTTTGCCTTGTTTTTCTCTTCAACTAATCACCCTGGACCGTTGGATGATGTTTCAGAAATTACAAACAATCGAAAAATTGGTGCAATAATACTAGTTGTTGTGTTCATACTTTCGGTTGTTCCAATGTAA
- a CDS encoding CDP-alcohol phosphatidyltransferase family protein yields the protein MNKGSLSWAITSFRVVALPFLVYSVNQEIIALTYLLFLFAVFSDFLDGYVAKKFETASQLGSYFDVIADFVFVFVMFLVFVNKGLYPVWIVLLICLVFGQFILSSLYLKRTTYDPIGKYYGSLMYGGIGLTLLFSEQIVYSIVTLGIGVSTVISLATRAGYFMRSKKGK from the coding sequence TTGAATAAAGGCAGTCTGTCGTGGGCAATAACGTCTTTTCGGGTTGTTGCCTTACCTTTTCTTGTTTACTCGGTTAATCAAGAAATCATAGCATTAACGTATCTGTTGTTTTTGTTTGCTGTGTTTTCAGATTTTTTGGATGGATACGTTGCAAAAAAGTTTGAAACAGCCTCTCAGTTGGGTTCATACTTTGATGTGATTGCAGATTTTGTGTTTGTTTTTGTGATGTTTCTTGTTTTTGTCAATAAGGGATTGTATCCTGTCTGGATTGTTTTGTTGATTTGCTTAGTTTTTGGTCAGTTCATTTTAAGCAGTCTTTACCTGAAAAGAACAACTTATGACCCAATCGGAAAATATTACGGTAGCTTGATGTATGGAGGAATCGGGTTAACTTTGTTATTTTCTGAACAAATAGTCTACAGCATAGTTACCCTGGGGATTGGGGTTTCCACGGTGATTAGTCTAGCTACCCGTGCAGGGTATTTCATGCGTTCAAAAAAAGGAAAATGA
- a CDS encoding TIGR03560 family F420-dependent LLM class oxidoreductase: MPTKIKFGVFLPFYAFRNQKQSNDLFNQLKNTVQTCEQLGYDSVWIDDHLMLGQIPILECWTALSALACTTKKIKLGTMVTCNSFRNPALLAKMAATFDVLSNGRLELGIGAGVQKSEHEAYGYTFFSTIERIQRLNEAIEIIKKMWTENNSSHTGKHYQITNAICEPKPHQKPHPPLVVGGGGEKLTLQVTARHANRYDWGYLSSFEEYVNKMEVLKNHCTVVGRNFEEIEKSCWPAGQIFLGKTKKDAENMVSQMLPEGVCLEDFVRASFVGTPESIIELLKPYQKLGVTQFMLYFANLPQTDSLQLFAEKVIPKMC; this comes from the coding sequence GTGCCTACAAAAATCAAGTTTGGAGTGTTTCTTCCCTTTTATGCTTTCAGAAACCAAAAACAATCCAATGATTTGTTTAACCAACTGAAAAACACTGTCCAAACCTGTGAACAGCTTGGTTACGATTCAGTTTGGATAGATGACCATCTGATGCTAGGACAAATTCCAATTCTTGAATGTTGGACAGCCCTGTCAGCCCTTGCATGTACCACAAAAAAAATCAAACTAGGCACCATGGTGACCTGCAACTCCTTTAGAAACCCTGCCTTACTTGCTAAAATGGCTGCAACCTTTGATGTCTTGTCCAACGGCAGACTCGAATTAGGCATTGGAGCAGGAGTACAAAAAAGCGAACACGAAGCATATGGTTATACGTTTTTTTCAACCATAGAAAGAATACAACGCTTGAATGAAGCAATAGAAATCATAAAAAAAATGTGGACAGAAAACAACTCAAGCCATACAGGAAAACATTATCAAATAACCAACGCCATTTGTGAACCAAAACCTCACCAAAAGCCCCATCCTCCACTAGTTGTTGGTGGTGGAGGCGAAAAATTAACTCTTCAAGTAACTGCTCGTCATGCTAACCGATACGATTGGGGTTATCTATCTTCTTTTGAAGAATATGTAAACAAAATGGAGGTTCTAAAAAATCACTGTACAGTTGTAGGCAGAAACTTTGAAGAAATTGAAAAATCATGCTGGCCTGCAGGACAAATTTTCCTTGGAAAAACAAAAAAAGATGCTGAAAACATGGTTTCTCAAATGTTACCCGAGGGGGTTTGCTTGGAAGATTTTGTACGCGCAAGTTTTGTTGGCACCCCTGAATCTATTATAGAATTACTAAAACCATATCAAAAGTTGGGGGTTACACAATTCATGCTATACTTTGCTAACCTGCCACAAACTGATAGCTTACAGCTTTTTGCTGAAAAAGTCATTCCTAAGATGTGCTAA